A window of Methanolobus sediminis contains these coding sequences:
- a CDS encoding ATP-binding protein, producing the protein MRKDVRIILISICFGLTFLIADTYIAHLLFSVNILPFSLEQKETFYDFYVRTFVFFGFLLFGMTVSKMSQKCHFAENELLSQLRFENLVAEISSNFIGKKSEHIDNAIEHSLKKIADFADADRSYLILLSSEPDENDIVYQWHTNDRDNRKMYNYPGRDFPWWMEKMASPEIVHIPDTSKLPPSASREKSVLQEEGIGSVLSIPLQSGGKMIGFLGFDTIDRKKEWPQNYVKLMRVVGDIFIDSIELKKAEESILKHRERLSRAQEISHLGSWEVDLRTKKHFWSDEMYYLMGYSPKEINIGRDHYYKRMHPEDRETFSSCTELALTIPGYKFDIKTRFIKKNGSICILHSLGEVTWDSEGRQMLFQGTTQDITEISLVQEDLQRKNRNLLILQSTAMIAASSMEMKDFLRDILKEINSYVGCSTGSVYLFNSAEHKFNLCFSTGFRDKIIERLDCLKEDDPLFKLIPDTKSTWISGKVDEIEGCLKWIIDSECIGKLVYIPIISREDLVGVILLMPDQDTIISKSDLNILGNVGRQIGITVENIRLLNETRKAYEELKSLDRMKDEFVANITHELKTPLISIKGYSEVIYEGLLGELEDKQKQCMKIIVSNSERLERLIESLLNMNSLYFEKYHVLSPIYLKDVLDNAITSLSMKSEEKGISIIKDCPTDMHLVYGNCEFLKYLFVYILDNAIKFSSNDSKVTITITESETDAHISVTDHGIGIPGSCMDRIFDRFYQVDGSATRIYGGNGLGLYLAKNIVELHSGSIEVESEEGVGTTVHLSIPLFNPDIHETD; encoded by the coding sequence ATGAGAAAAGACGTAAGGATAATACTGATTTCAATATGTTTCGGTCTGACATTTCTAATTGCAGATACCTACATAGCTCATCTACTCTTTTCTGTGAATATATTGCCATTTTCCCTTGAACAAAAAGAAACATTCTATGACTTTTATGTAAGGACTTTTGTATTTTTTGGCTTCCTTCTTTTCGGGATGACCGTTTCAAAAATGTCTCAGAAATGCCATTTTGCTGAAAATGAATTACTATCCCAGTTAAGGTTCGAGAACCTTGTCGCAGAGATTTCTTCAAATTTCATTGGTAAAAAATCAGAACATATTGACAATGCAATTGAACATTCACTTAAAAAAATAGCTGATTTTGCAGATGCTGATCGCAGCTACCTTATATTACTGTCCTCGGAACCGGATGAGAATGATATTGTATACCAGTGGCATACTAATGACAGGGATAATAGAAAAATGTACAACTATCCCGGCCGTGATTTTCCGTGGTGGATGGAAAAAATGGCCAGTCCCGAGATAGTCCATATACCTGATACCTCAAAGCTACCACCTTCTGCCAGCAGGGAAAAAAGCGTATTACAGGAGGAAGGTATTGGATCAGTACTCTCTATACCCCTGCAGTCCGGCGGAAAAATGATCGGTTTTCTTGGATTCGATACAATCGACCGTAAAAAGGAATGGCCACAGAATTATGTCAAACTCATGAGAGTTGTCGGTGACATTTTTATTGATAGCATCGAACTAAAAAAAGCAGAGGAATCCATCCTGAAACACCGTGAAAGGCTGTCCAGGGCGCAGGAAATATCGCATTTAGGGAGCTGGGAGGTCGACCTGCGTACAAAGAAGCATTTCTGGTCAGATGAAATGTATTACTTAATGGGTTATTCTCCTAAAGAAATCAACATTGGAAGGGATCATTATTATAAAAGGATGCATCCGGAAGACAGGGAGACTTTCTCATCATGTACAGAACTTGCACTAACTATACCCGGATACAAATTTGACATTAAAACCAGGTTTATCAAAAAGAATGGAAGCATCTGCATCCTCCATTCTCTTGGTGAGGTAACATGGGACAGCGAGGGAAGGCAAATGCTGTTTCAGGGAACGACTCAGGATATAACAGAAATTTCACTTGTCCAGGAAGATCTGCAAAGAAAGAATCGCAATCTTTTGATACTCCAGTCCACGGCTATGATAGCCGCAAGTTCAATGGAAATGAAAGATTTCCTCAGGGATATTTTGAAAGAAATAAACTCGTATGTTGGTTGTTCTACAGGTTCTGTTTACCTTTTTAATTCAGCAGAGCATAAATTTAATTTGTGCTTTTCCACAGGTTTCAGGGATAAGATAATTGAAAGGCTGGACTGCTTAAAGGAAGATGATCCGCTGTTCAAGTTGATTCCTGACACTAAGAGTACATGGATTTCCGGAAAAGTCGATGAGATAGAGGGATGCCTGAAGTGGATCATCGATTCAGAATGCATTGGGAAATTAGTTTACATACCAATTATATCCCGCGAGGATCTTGTGGGTGTTATTTTACTCATGCCTGACCAGGATACTATTATCTCAAAATCCGATCTCAATATATTGGGTAATGTAGGTCGCCAGATAGGCATAACTGTGGAGAATATACGTCTTCTTAATGAGACCCGCAAAGCCTATGAGGAACTGAAATCGCTGGACCGGATGAAAGATGAGTTTGTTGCAAACATAACCCATGAATTAAAAACTCCTCTGATTTCAATAAAAGGATATAGTGAAGTAATATATGAGGGTCTTCTGGGTGAGTTGGAAGACAAGCAAAAACAGTGCATGAAGATTATTGTTTCCAATTCCGAGCGTCTGGAAAGGCTGATAGAATCATTACTTAACATGAATTCACTTTATTTCGAAAAATACCATGTGCTCTCACCTATATATCTGAAAGATGTCCTTGACAATGCAATTACCAGTCTTTCAATGAAGTCAGAAGAAAAAGGTATCAGTATAATAAAAGACTGCCCTACTGATATGCATCTTGTTTACGGAAACTGTGAATTCCTGAAATACCTTTTTGTTTATATTCTGGATAATGCTATCAAATTCTCCTCAAATGACTCAAAAGTTACCATCACGATCACTGAATCAGAGACGGATGCTCATATTTCGGTTACTGACCATGGAATTGGTATCCCCGGTTCATGTATGGACAGGATATTTGACAGGTTCTATCAGGTAGATGGCTCAGCCACACGTATTTATGGTGGAAATGGTCTTGGTCTGTACCTGGCAAAAAATATTGTGGAATTACATTCCGGCTCAATTGAAGTGGAAAGTGAGGAAGGAGTGGGAACAACAGTTCATCTATCCATTCCCCTGTTCAATCCGGATATTCACGAAACCGACTGA
- the serA gene encoding phosphoglycerate dehydrogenase, whose translation MKVLVSDPLSEQGLTILQQHFTVDVITKLSEEELVEKIPEYDALVIRSGTQVTRKVIEAADKMKIVGRAGVGVDNVDVEAATEKGIIVVNAPEGNMLSAAEHTIAMMMALARNVPQADASLKAKKWERSKFMGVEVNGKTLGVIGLGRIGAEVAKRAQGMNMNILAYDPFVSDERAKEMGVKMMTVHEIVKEADFITVHTPLTKDTRNIIDAEEFGMMKSNARIINCARGGIINEESLAEALNSEKIAGAAIDVFTSEPPFDGPLLDCKNIIVTPHLGASTEEAQINVAVSVAEEVVAVLNGGTAKNAINIPSVKPELMTMLAPYIQLAETMSNACAQLLGKNYEKISISYNGDIAEKDTRPVTVAAIKGMLQVALGSAVNYVNAGALAKSRKVEVVESKSETTEEFSSTIKIEVTMGDEKVSIGGTVIAGKGKIISVNGEHVDIVPAGYMIVATHVNKPNVIGPCCLVLGKNDINISGMQVGRAEIGGTTIMVLNVDSEVPEDILKEMRSVEGIIDAKLIKL comes from the coding sequence ATGAAAGTACTAGTTAGTGATCCATTATCAGAACAGGGATTAACGATACTTCAGCAGCATTTCACAGTTGATGTCATTACAAAGCTTTCCGAAGAGGAACTTGTAGAGAAAATACCGGAATATGACGCGCTTGTCATAAGAAGCGGAACACAGGTTACAAGAAAGGTAATCGAGGCTGCCGACAAGATGAAGATCGTGGGCAGAGCAGGCGTCGGTGTTGACAACGTAGACGTAGAAGCAGCAACAGAGAAGGGAATTATAGTTGTTAATGCGCCTGAGGGTAACATGCTTTCTGCCGCAGAACATACAATTGCCATGATGATGGCACTTGCAAGGAACGTGCCACAAGCCGACGCTTCCCTTAAAGCTAAAAAATGGGAACGCAGCAAGTTCATGGGAGTAGAAGTAAACGGAAAGACCCTTGGTGTTATCGGACTTGGACGCATTGGTGCTGAGGTTGCCAAGAGGGCACAGGGCATGAACATGAATATCCTTGCATACGATCCTTTTGTCTCAGATGAGAGAGCAAAGGAGATGGGTGTGAAGATGATGACCGTCCATGAAATCGTAAAGGAAGCTGATTTCATTACAGTTCACACACCACTTACCAAGGATACCAGAAATATCATCGATGCTGAAGAGTTTGGCATGATGAAGAGCAACGCAAGGATAATCAATTGCGCACGTGGCGGTATCATCAATGAAGAATCTCTTGCAGAAGCACTTAACAGTGAGAAGATAGCAGGCGCAGCAATCGATGTTTTCACCAGTGAGCCACCTTTTGACGGACCGCTTCTTGACTGCAAGAACATTATAGTTACCCCCCACCTCGGAGCTTCAACTGAGGAAGCACAGATCAATGTAGCAGTTTCAGTTGCAGAAGAAGTTGTTGCTGTACTTAACGGTGGAACTGCAAAGAACGCAATTAACATCCCTTCCGTAAAACCAGAGCTTATGACAATGCTTGCTCCTTACATCCAGCTCGCTGAGACAATGAGCAATGCATGTGCGCAACTCCTTGGCAAGAACTACGAGAAGATCTCAATATCATATAATGGTGACATCGCTGAGAAAGACACCAGACCGGTCACAGTTGCCGCAATCAAGGGTATGCTTCAGGTTGCCCTGGGTTCTGCAGTAAACTATGTAAACGCAGGTGCCCTGGCAAAGTCAAGGAAAGTAGAAGTTGTCGAAAGCAAGTCCGAGACAACTGAAGAGTTCAGCTCCACCATAAAGATTGAAGTTACAATGGGTGATGAGAAGGTATCTATTGGAGGTACTGTTATCGCTGGCAAAGGAAAGATCATCAGTGTCAATGGTGAGCACGTAGATATCGTGCCCGCAGGCTATATGATCGTTGCAACACACGTTAACAAACCAAATGTCATCGGACCATGCTGCCTTGTACTTGGAAAGAATGATATCAACATATCCGGCATGCAGGTAGGAAGAGCTGAAATAGGTGGAACTACCATAATGGTACTTAATGTTGATTCAGAAGTGCCTGAGGATATATTGAAAGAGATGAGGTCTGTTGAAGGAATTATCGACGCCAAGCTCATCAAATTATAA
- a CDS encoding DUF2240 family protein — MDELMLVAATPFKRNNKKSLSIKDFEFVLSFDLKWMAPDAASKIRDKAIGAQLLRFEGAELTPAFDISKIEIPHGFKPSGSLFQERSIIEDIIAMIVASCGKNTKDTIVMINNKQEELDDLVDIEIAGLLVARELGCNIDSIYDRVYSKVLGTGDKST; from the coding sequence ATGGACGAGCTGATGCTTGTTGCAGCCACCCCTTTCAAGAGAAATAATAAAAAATCCCTGTCAATTAAGGATTTTGAATTCGTGCTGTCCTTTGATCTTAAATGGATGGCACCTGATGCTGCATCCAAAATAAGGGACAAGGCGATTGGGGCACAGTTGCTTAGGTTTGAAGGGGCAGAGCTTACACCTGCATTTGATATTTCAAAAATAGAGATACCTCATGGTTTCAAACCTTCGGGTTCACTATTTCAGGAAAGGTCAATTATAGAAGATATCATTGCCATGATCGTTGCCAGCTGTGGTAAAAATACCAAAGATACCATAGTGATGATCAATAATAAACAGGAAGAACTTGATGATCTTGTAGATATTGAAATTGCGGGACTTCTTGTTGCAAGGGAACTGGGATGCAATATTGATTCGATCTATGACCGTGTTTATAGTAAGGTCCTTGGAACCGGGGATAAATCCACATAA
- a CDS encoding 50S ribosomal protein L18e: protein MSKTTNVKIQRKTNPRTPVLIAALKEGARQNEVAIWRDVAKRLEKPGKNYAQVNLSKINRYAKDGETVIIAGKVLGAGLLEKAVTVAAYNFSVTAMEKIEEVGGKCLTIEQIMEENPKGSGIKILQ, encoded by the coding sequence ATGAGCAAGACTACAAACGTAAAAATCCAAAGAAAGACAAACCCTCGCACTCCTGTGCTCATTGCAGCACTGAAGGAAGGGGCACGCCAGAACGAAGTCGCAATCTGGAGAGATGTGGCTAAGAGGCTGGAAAAACCTGGCAAGAACTATGCACAGGTAAACCTCAGTAAGATCAACAGGTACGCAAAGGACGGAGAAACTGTCATTATTGCAGGAAAAGTACTTGGCGCAGGACTCCTTGAGAAGGCAGTCACCGTTGCAGCATACAACTTCAGTGTAACCGCAATGGAAAAGATCGAAGAGGTTGGCGGCAAATGCCTGACCATCGAACAGATCATGGAAGAAAACCCAAAGGGATCAGGTATTAAGATCTTGCAGTAG
- a CDS encoding 50S ribosomal protein L13 yields MTIIDAEGLILGRLASTVAKKLLAGEKVEIVNAEKAIISGSKYTTMREYDETVRRGKPEFGPYFPKRPDRIIKRTIRGMLPHKRARGRAAMANLKVYVGVPMELENKECITIEEANMDRLSSNKYLKLGDLSIKLGAKF; encoded by the coding sequence ATGACAATTATCGATGCAGAAGGACTTATTCTGGGCAGACTTGCAAGTACTGTTGCAAAAAAGCTGCTTGCTGGTGAGAAAGTCGAGATAGTCAATGCTGAGAAGGCAATAATCTCCGGTTCAAAGTACACTACAATGAGAGAGTATGATGAAACCGTAAGAAGAGGAAAGCCTGAATTCGGTCCTTATTTCCCAAAGAGACCAGATCGCATTATTAAGAGAACAATAAGAGGTATGCTTCCTCACAAACGTGCAAGAGGAAGAGCAGCAATGGCTAACCTTAAGGTATACGTTGGCGTTCCAATGGAACTTGAGAACAAGGAATGCATAACGATCGAAGAGGCAAACATGGACCGTCTCAGTTCAAACAAGTACCTCAAACTCGGCGACCTCAGTATAAAACTCGGTGCTAAGTTCTAA
- a CDS encoding 30S ribosomal protein S9: MTTKVITSSGKKKTAIARATVKKGTGKVRINKKPLEIFDPEFAKLKITEAVMLAGEVAEGVDIDVTVSGGGIIGQANAARTAIARGIVDWTNDTALRDAYMAYDRNLLVNDSRQKETKKFGGPGARAKYQKSYR; the protein is encoded by the coding sequence ATGACTACTAAAGTTATAACCTCATCAGGTAAAAAGAAGACAGCTATTGCACGCGCAACAGTGAAGAAGGGAACCGGAAAGGTGCGCATCAACAAGAAGCCACTCGAGATCTTTGACCCGGAGTTTGCAAAGCTCAAGATCACAGAAGCAGTTATGCTTGCCGGAGAAGTTGCTGAAGGCGTGGACATAGATGTTACAGTAAGTGGCGGTGGAATTATCGGTCAGGCAAATGCCGCAAGGACTGCAATTGCAAGAGGTATTGTAGACTGGACCAATGACACAGCCCTTAGGGATGCTTACATGGCATACGACCGTAATCTCCTGGTTAACGACTCCAGGCAGAAGGAAACCAAGAAATTTGGTGGACCAGGTGCACGTGCCAAATATCAGAAATCATACAGGTAG
- a CDS encoding DNA-directed RNA polymerase subunit N, whose amino-acid sequence MLPVRCFSCGKVVSNVWEEYKQRVAEGEDAAAVLDDLGVVRYCCRRMILSHVELVDTLAPYQ is encoded by the coding sequence ATGTTACCAGTTCGATGTTTCAGCTGTGGAAAAGTTGTCTCAAACGTTTGGGAAGAATACAAACAGCGTGTTGCTGAAGGTGAAGACGCAGCTGCTGTACTGGATGACCTCGGGGTTGTCCGCTACTGCTGCAGAAGGATGATCCTTTCACACGTCGAGCTAGTAGATACACTTGCCCCATACCAGTAA
- a CDS encoding DNA-directed RNA polymerase subunit K encodes MTTEHYTRYEKARIVGARALQISMGAPVLIDDPSMNSLFLAKREYELGVIPITVKREI; translated from the coding sequence TTGACTACTGAACATTACACCAGGTATGAAAAGGCAAGAATCGTTGGTGCGAGAGCACTTCAGATTTCAATGGGAGCTCCGGTGCTCATCGATGATCCAAGCATGAACTCATTATTCCTTGCCAAGAGAGAATACGAACTTGGGGTTATCCCAATTACTGTTAAAAGAGAGATTTAA
- the rpsB gene encoding 30S ribosomal protein S2: MDSIEETTTNEVTTEAITTEAGEETKTTSLVPIDEYLAAGVHIGTQQKTENMMKFVYRVRTDGLYVLDIQATDERIKLAAAFLANYDPRRILVVSARQYGQFPAKMFAKAIGAKSMVGRFIPGTLTNPKVEYFYEPDVVIVTDPTGDAQVIKETVNVGIPVVALCDTNNMTSNVDLVIPTNNKGRKALSLVYWLLAREIAKANDSMFTYELEDFEAGV; encoded by the coding sequence ATGGATTCAATTGAAGAAACTACAACTAATGAAGTTACTACTGAAGCAATAACAACCGAGGCAGGAGAAGAAACAAAAACAACTTCCCTTGTACCTATAGACGAGTACCTTGCAGCAGGTGTACACATCGGTACCCAGCAGAAGACCGAGAACATGATGAAATTCGTGTACCGTGTCAGAACAGACGGCCTTTATGTACTTGACATCCAGGCAACCGATGAGAGAATTAAGCTCGCAGCTGCATTCCTTGCAAACTATGACCCAAGAAGAATACTTGTGGTTTCCGCAAGACAGTACGGCCAGTTCCCTGCAAAGATGTTCGCAAAGGCAATTGGTGCAAAGTCAATGGTCGGAAGATTCATTCCGGGAACACTCACAAACCCAAAGGTAGAGTACTTCTACGAGCCTGATGTAGTAATTGTAACCGACCCAACCGGTGACGCACAGGTAATCAAGGAAACTGTAAATGTAGGCATTCCTGTTGTTGCACTCTGTGACACTAACAACATGACATCAAACGTTGACCTTGTAATCCCAACAAACAACAAAGGTAGAAAGGCACTTTCCCTTGTCTACTGGCTGCTTGCAAGAGAGATCGCAAAGGCCAATGACTCAATGTTCACTTACGAACTTGAAGACTTTGAAGCTGGAGTCTGA
- a CDS encoding MEMO1 family protein, translating into MRQTTVAGQFYPQNPKSLKKELSRCFKYVATSEEPILGAVVPHAGYVYSGEVAAQAYARLPKADTYVLFGPNHTGYGSAVALSQDSWATPFGVVETDREIGKQLAGSIIDFDELAHHFEHSIEVQIPFLQHRFGSDFSILPICMGLQDEETAMEVGAEVARAVKATGKKVVFIASSDFTHYQPDSVAREQDSYLIEAILNMDIPEFYRRRDEKNISACGFGPIAAMLTASKEFGASRASLIKYATSGDVSGDMTGVVGYAAITIE; encoded by the coding sequence ATGAGACAAACAACCGTTGCCGGTCAATTCTACCCGCAAAATCCGAAAAGTCTTAAAAAGGAACTTAGCAGATGCTTTAAGTATGTGGCTACCTCAGAGGAGCCCATCCTTGGTGCTGTTGTACCTCATGCAGGATATGTTTATTCAGGAGAGGTAGCAGCACAGGCATATGCCCGGCTCCCAAAAGCAGACACATATGTTCTGTTTGGTCCGAACCATACAGGATACGGTTCTGCCGTAGCTCTTTCCCAGGATAGCTGGGCAACTCCGTTTGGTGTTGTAGAAACTGACAGGGAAATTGGAAAGCAGCTAGCCGGATCCATTATAGACTTTGATGAGCTTGCGCATCATTTTGAGCATTCCATAGAAGTGCAGATACCATTTTTGCAGCATCGATTTGGCAGTGATTTTTCAATACTTCCAATATGTATGGGACTTCAGGATGAAGAAACCGCCATGGAAGTAGGAGCAGAAGTCGCCAGAGCAGTTAAAGCTACAGGAAAGAAAGTGGTTTTTATCGCATCCAGTGACTTTACGCATTATCAGCCGGATTCTGTTGCAAGAGAACAGGATAGCTACCTGATAGAAGCTATACTGAACATGGACATCCCTGAGTTTTACAGACGCAGGGACGAAAAGAATATTTCTGCGTGTGGATTTGGACCTATAGCAGCTATGCTTACAGCTTCAAAAGAATTTGGAGCAAGTAGAGCCTCACTGATAAAGTATGCAACCAGTGGAGATGTTAGCGGGGATATGACAGGAGTTGTCGGATATGCAGCAATCACTATCGAATAA
- a CDS encoding mevalonate kinase — protein sequence MITCSAPGKVYLFGEHAVVYGENAICCAVELRTKVSVEKSDEIIIESVLGSTGLDHDTHPYVSYVIEKMRQFADIQGVRISIESELPVGSGLGSSAAVTVASIQALNHLYECGLSLEDIAKTGHEIEKMVQGNASPTDTYVSTMGGVVMIPQRKKLNLINCPIVVGNTHKFSSTKELVGNVAKLRNDFPSVVEPILSNIGQMSILAERLVAEGDYETIGKLMNINQGLLDAIGVGSAELSALVYAARSSGAISAKITGAGGGGCMVALAKENNSEDIAKAIENAGGEAIITQNTAEGVRLESLHG from the coding sequence ATGATCACATGCTCCGCACCCGGAAAAGTTTACCTTTTTGGTGAACATGCAGTCGTATATGGAGAAAACGCTATCTGCTGTGCAGTTGAACTTCGCACGAAAGTAAGTGTGGAAAAATCCGATGAAATAATTATAGAATCGGTTCTGGGAAGTACCGGACTGGACCATGATACCCATCCTTATGTCTCTTATGTAATCGAAAAGATGCGCCAGTTTGCAGACATTCAGGGTGTACGAATATCCATAGAATCAGAACTGCCGGTAGGTTCCGGACTTGGATCATCAGCAGCAGTTACTGTTGCAAGCATTCAGGCATTGAATCATCTTTATGAATGCGGCCTTTCCCTGGAAGACATAGCAAAGACAGGGCATGAAATAGAAAAAATGGTTCAGGGTAATGCAAGTCCTACTGATACATACGTCAGCACCATGGGTGGTGTTGTAATGATTCCGCAGAGGAAGAAACTGAACCTTATCAATTGTCCGATTGTGGTAGGCAATACTCACAAATTCTCTTCAACAAAAGAACTTGTAGGCAATGTTGCAAAACTACGCAACGATTTTCCGTCTGTTGTTGAGCCCATACTCTCTAATATAGGACAGATGTCTATTTTAGCAGAAAGACTGGTTGCTGAAGGCGACTATGAAACCATCGGAAAACTCATGAACATAAATCAGGGGCTTCTGGATGCCATTGGTGTTGGCAGTGCAGAGCTTTCAGCCCTGGTATATGCAGCCCGTAGCAGTGGTGCCATTAGTGCCAAGATCACAGGAGCAGGCGGCGGAGGTTGCATGGTTGCACTTGCTAAAGAAAACAATTCAGAAGATATCGCAAAAGCAATAGAGAATGCCGGCGGAGAAGCCATAATTACACAAAATACGGCCGAAGGCGTGCGATTGGAGTCATTGCATGGATAA
- a CDS encoding isopentenyl phosphate kinase, with amino-acid sequence MDNTNITILKIGGSVITDKSADDGAARINEIERIASEIAGFEGKLIIVHGAGSFGHPQVKRFGLTGKFDHEGSIITHMSVRKLNTMVVEALNSAGVNALPVHPMACTLSGNSRIKSMFLEQIEEMLANGFVPVLHGDMVMDTELGTSVLSGDQIVPYLAIQMKASRIGIGSAEEGVLDDKGGVIPLINNGNFDEIKTYLGGSANTDVTGGMLGKVLELLELSEQSNSTSYIFNAGNTGNISDFLNGKNIGTAIGTGTI; translated from the coding sequence ATGGATAACACTAATATAACTATCCTGAAGATTGGCGGTAGTGTCATCACAGACAAAAGTGCTGATGACGGTGCTGCAAGAATAAATGAGATAGAAAGAATAGCATCTGAGATAGCTGGGTTTGAAGGAAAACTTATCATCGTACATGGAGCAGGGTCATTCGGACACCCACAGGTCAAGCGTTTCGGACTTACCGGGAAATTCGACCATGAAGGCTCTATAATTACACATATGTCAGTAAGGAAACTCAACACAATGGTTGTTGAAGCCTTAAACTCTGCAGGAGTTAATGCATTACCCGTACATCCAATGGCATGTACCTTATCAGGCAACAGCCGCATAAAGAGTATGTTCCTTGAGCAAATCGAAGAAATGCTTGCAAATGGATTCGTGCCTGTTCTTCATGGTGACATGGTGATGGACACCGAACTTGGAACCTCGGTCCTTTCAGGTGACCAGATCGTCCCGTATCTTGCAATACAGATGAAAGCATCAAGAATAGGAATTGGAAGTGCGGAAGAAGGAGTGCTTGATGATAAAGGAGGAGTAATACCCCTTATCAACAATGGAAACTTTGATGAAATAAAGACATATCTTGGCGGTTCTGCCAATACTGATGTAACCGGTGGAATGCTGGGAAAAGTACTTGAGCTTTTAGAACTAAGTGAGCAGTCAAACAGTACTTCTTATATATTTAATGCAGGCAATACTGGCAATATATCTGATTTCCTGAATGGTAAGAACATTGGTACCGCAATTGGCACCGGGACAATTTAA